Genomic segment of Paenibacillus sp. FSL R5-0623:
CTACGTCCAGCCCAAAATTCCCCGGCATCCTGCTTACAACCGGAATCGCAACAATTCCTGATGCATCTCAGCACTGATATCACGCAATGACTTCACCTTGATACTTGCATCAGCGAAGGAACGTTGTTGTTCCGACGTGGAGGCGGTGATCTCTTCACTGCTGGCAGCTGACTGCTGGGTGATGGCACTGATATTTTCGATGGCCTGTTGCACCTGTGTACTGAGTTCATTGGAGTGTTGCATGTCCTCAGCAAGCTGATGGATGCCGGTACTAATGCGCTCCACACTTCCACGAATGGCGGAGAAGGATTCACGAGTCTGGCCAGTGGCTTGTTCCTGTTCACTGAATAACTGCATGCTCTGTGCTACAGAGTTCTTCACCTTGTCCATGGAGGTGGTGATCTCGCCCACAGCCGCATAGATATGTTTGACCGATTGCGCAGATTGTTCGGCGAGTTTGTTCACCTCGCCGGCAACAACAGCGAAGCCACGTCCGGCTTCTCCAGCGCGAGCAGCCTCTATGGAGGCATTTAACGAGAGCATGGTCGTTTGTTTGGCAATCTCCGATACATATGCCGTCATCGTAGTGATTCGAACCGCGCTTTCTTCCAGTTCCCGCACCGTTTGTTCCACCTCGGCCATCGCCATGCGATTCACTTCGGCCAAGCGGAGTTGCTCTGCTACAGCCTTATTACCTTCCTCAACGGTAGTTAATACTTCACGACCATCGATGACCGATTGGGAAGTGGCCTCCAGATTGCTATTGAAGGTAGACTGCATTTTGTCCACAACCATCACTGTTTCACTCAGATCCTCGGCAATCTTTTGACTGCCAATCGAGAGTTCCTCCGTGGTGCGGGATACTTGCTGTACGATCGCTTGGGCTGTATCATTACCGCGGTCAATATCTTGTGCCATCAGATCGACACGATGACCCGCTTCACCAATCGACTGAATAATGCCGCGAATATTATGAGTCATGATACCGAAGGAGCGACTCAGGTCATCGAGT
This window contains:
- a CDS encoding methyl-accepting chemotaxis protein, with amino-acid sequence MKLQGKLIFNALISLLLCLVLVAYIIMQLLGMNAKNQNLVPAMLKVSELNANQIQTQQALDVYSFSMTAGNQDAVLRLLAEGQTMIQELTDGLLETDQQLQLIQSIETKLQALNQGATEAMSAMNSAEAKRYSTRVRGIQNDIYSLDEMTRDRYDQYTVDLEHDIQQTWQAALVGAIVLLVAVMLFNMYTSRQIAKRIRTLKDAAGQIADGDLTGQLPEARGKDELDDLSRSFGIMTHNIRGIIQSIGEAGHRVDLMAQDIDRGNDTAQAIVQQVSRTTEELSIGSQKIAEDLSETVMVVDKMQSTFNSNLEATSQSVIDGREVLTTVEEGNKAVAEQLRLAEVNRMAMAEVEQTVRELEESAVRITTMTAYVSEIAKQTTMLSLNASIEAARAGEAGRGFAVVAGEVNKLAEQSAQSVKHIYAAVGEITTSMDKVKNSVAQSMQLFSEQEQATGQTRESFSAIRGSVERISTGIHQLAEDMQHSNELSTQVQQAIENISAITQQSAASSEEITASTSEQQRSFADASIKVKSLRDISAEMHQELLRFRL